One stretch of Armigeres subalbatus isolate Guangzhou_Male chromosome 2, GZ_Asu_2, whole genome shotgun sequence DNA includes these proteins:
- the LOC134216067 gene encoding uncharacterized protein LOC134216067 — translation MLVSVLYAAVISATFTAPVFSQNLNSSICNGTISGIVPHPDPRLCQMFVSCVFGTGSLHQCDEGHIFNVTIPQCVPGDWNDCRPKADPELEPICANVSYGVFEHQNDCGKFVFCERGRPSVIDCLDNEIWFQPEGSCVPGDRGTCLPNDEFCKGEPDGAIPHPDGCHLFIECVDGHSTVVECDRGNVFVEGGASCTVGSSQTCLSLEGVCVVNPDSLQPHPEWCDLAIRCNGTDAQLITCGVNEIFRPDIQFCVPGNPITCTPSRPEVACEGRPDGIVPHPDECNLYIECRDGSSTVQSCSTGQILRPEIPICVTGNQDTCEFLDGVCADRPDRYVIEHPNYCGWHIWCINGQAQVVQCPPNEILRPDMQFCVPGNVDTCETAEIDEMCEGRLGLVIYPHPYYCDQYIRCTQGEVVINQCPPYNVVQPGTIQCVPGNTETCKLYIEYCQGRPDGIIPHPSGCHLFIECRSEVVIVTSCPDGHIFDTSESQCVPGNSETCDHLIEYCIDRPNGVIPHPNRCDLFMVCYNGVTSVESCPWGEILRPDMQVCVPGNSETCLFTPIEQICDNRDGSTVYPHPNDCTLFIRCQQGQTIIESCQEGTILQPGTIQCVVGNADTCEFYTDICIGVGEDVIPHPSGCHVFIHCENNQVTSVESCTRGMVLVNRTCVIGDRESCESWQDICVNKDDQIVEHPNFCDLFIECRWSLTHLGSCTTGLILHPNMQVCSPGDQETCQFYPEDGMCIGRAQGRFPTPDQTQCTEFVTCTNGVGTVDACEDGAVLRPRFIDCVPGNEVTCVSYPHICLFRPNEFIPHPVRCDMFISCISERPNVVPCPRGEIYNPDRFICVPGSAETCISFEAICADQVDGRLPHLTDCDLYIECRSGSATVGACPSGQIFVSGLQLCVPGNRETCVAYA, via the coding sequence ATGCTCGTTTCCGTATTATACGCAGCAGTAATATCTGCCACGTTCACAGCTCCCGTCTTTTCACAAAACCTGAATAGCTCCATTTGCAATGGAACCATATCTGGAATCGTCCCTCATCCGGATCCTCGCCTGTGTCAGATGTTCGTTTCGTGTGTATTCGGAACGGGTTCGCTGCATCAGTGCGACGAAGGGCACATATTCAACGTAACCATCCCGCAGTGTGTCCCCGGCGATTGGAATGATTGTAGACCCAAAGCTGACCCAGAACTTGAGCCCATTTGTGCTAATGTGTCGTATGGAGTTTTTGAACATCAAAACGACTGCGGAAAGTTTGTTTTCTGCGAACGAGGAAGGCCATCGGTGATTGACTGTTTGGATAATGAGATATGGTTCCAGCCGGAAGGGTCTTGTGTGCCTGGCGACAGAGGAACTTGTCTGCCGAATGACGAGTTTTGCAAGGGTGAACCGGATGGAGCAATTCCACACCCGGATGGGTGTCACTTATTCATCGAATGTGTTGATGGGCACAGTACTGTGGTGGAATGTGACAGGGGAAATGTTTTTGTTGAAGGAGGCGCAAGCTGCACCGTTGGAAGCTCACAAACATGCTTGTCTTTGGAAGGTGTTTGCGTTGTTAATCCTGATTCGTTGCAGCCTCACCCGGAATGGTGCGATCTTGCAATAAGATGCAATGGAACCGATGCGCAGTTGATAACTTGTGGAGTTAATGAAATTTTTCGACCAGACATTCAGTTTTGTGTCCCAGGGAACCCGATTACATGTACTCCAAGTAGACCGGAAGTTGCCTGTGAAGGACGACCTGATGGAATAGTTCCGCATCCAGATGAATGTAATCTTTACATTGAATGCAGAGATGGAAGTTCAACTGTGCAGAGCTGTAGCACCGGTCAGATACTTCGGCCAGAGATTCCGATTTGTGTGACTGGAAATCAGGACACTTGTGAGTTTTTGGATGGAGTTTGTGCGGATCGCCCTGATCGATACGTCATTGAGCATCCAAACTATTGTGGGTGGCATATTTGGTGCATTAACGGGCAGGCCCAAGTGGTACAATGCCCTCCTAATGAAATATTACGACCGGATATGCAGTTTTGTGTTCCAGGAAACGTTGATACTTGCGAGACTGCCGAGATAGATGAAATGTGTGAAGGACGCCTTGGTTTGGTGATTTACCCGCACCCTTATTACTGTGATCAATACATTCGCTGTACTCAAGGAGAAGTCGTAATCAATCAGTGTCCACCGTATAATGTTGTGCAGCCTGGAACTATTCAATGCGTTCCTGGCAACACCGAAACTTGTAAGCTGTACATCGAATACTGTCAAGGGCGTCCTGATGGAATTATTCCGCATCCTTCCGGGTGTCATCTTTTCATAGAATGTAGATCCGAAGTGGTTATTGTTACATCATGCCCTGATGGCCACATCTTCGATACGTCCGAATCGCAATGTGTTCCCGGCAACTCCGAAACATGTGATCATCTGATAGAATACTGTATTGATCGACCGAATGGAGTGATTCCACACCCCAATAGATGTGATTTATTTATGGTTTGCTATAATGGAGTTACGTCGGTGGAATCGTGTCCTTGGGGAGAAATTCTTCGTCCAGATATGCAGGTATGCGTACCTGGGAACAGCGAAACTTGCCTATTCACTCCAATAGAGCAGATATGTGACAATCGAGACGGGTCGACAGTTTATCCTCATCCGAATGACTGTACGCTTTTCATCAGATGCCAGCAGGGTCAAACCATCATTGAGTCATGCCAAGAGGGAACTATTCTGCAACCAGGAACGATTCAATGTGTAGTTGGAAACGCAGATACTTGTGAGTTCTATACCGATATATGCATAGGTGTCGGGGAAGATGTAATTCCACATCCGTCCGGATGTCACGTGTTCATACACTGCGAAAATAATCAAGTAACTTCTGTTGAATCGTGCACTCGAGGAATGGTTCTCGTTAATCGGACATGTGTCATAGGAGATCGAGAGTCGTGTGAGTCTTGGCAAGATATATGTGTAAACAAAGATGATCAGATAGTGGAGCATCCCAATTTTTGTGATTTGTTCATAGAATGTCGTTGGAGTCTTACCCACTTGGGGTCATGCACAACCGGATTGATCCTGCATCCTAACATGCAAGTTTGCTCTCCTGGGGATCAGGAAACTTGCCAATTCTACCCGGAAGACGGAATGTGTATTGGTCGAGCGCAGGGACGGTTCCCAACACCTGATCAAACACAGTGCACAGAATTCGTTACATGTACAAATGGAGTAGGAACGGTTGATGCCTGCGAGGACGGAGCCGTCCTAAGGCCCCGTTTCATCGATTGCGTTCCTGGAAACGAAGTCACGTGCGTCTCGTATCCGCATATCTGCCTTTTCCGTCCAAATGAGTTCATCCCTCACCCAGTCAGATGCGATATGTTTATATCGTGTATTTCGGAACGCCCAAATGTTGTTCCTTGTCCGCGAGGAGAGATATACAACCCTGACAGATTTATCTGTGTTCCAGGGAGCGCGGAGACCTGTATATCCTTCGAAGCAATATGTGCTGATCAAGTTGATGGGCGTCTACCGCATTTGACGGATTGTGATTTATACATTGAATGCAGGTCTGGGTCCGCTACGGTGGGTGCTTGTCCCAGTGGACAGATTTTCGTTTCGGGTTTGCAGTTGTGTGTTCCAGGGAACAGGGAAACGTGCGTGGCTTATGCGTAA